The sequence below is a genomic window from Geothermobacter hydrogeniphilus.
TTCTACCTGCTGCTGCTCGCCCAGCGGGGCGCCGAACTGTTGCTCTGCGCCCGCAACCGTCGCCGTCTGCTGGCTCGCGGCGGCCGTGAACACGCCCCCCGCAGCTACCGCGGGATGGTGGCCCTCCACCTTGGTTTTCTCCTGCTGTTAGCGATCGAAGCCTACCCCTTCACGGTGCCGGGAGATCTGTTGACCTGGAGTCTGCTGGCCGGCTACGGGCTGGTTCAGCTGCTGCGCTACTGGGCGATCTGGTCGCTCGGCGACTTCTGGAACACCCGCATTGTCGTCATTCCCGGAACGCGTCGAATTCGGACCGGACCCTACCGCTGGATGCGCCATCCCAACTATCTCGCCATGACCCTCGAATTCGCCATCATCCCCCTGCTGCTGCGTACTCCGACCACCCTGCTGCTGTTCATCCCCCTGCTGCTGGTGACCCTGCGACGGCGCATTGCCCTGGAAGAGGAAGCATTGGGGAAAGGGGCCGACTTCGACACTCATTCACGTGCCAATTGACTTAACCAGGCAACCCTCCTAGAATGAGATAATTGCAATTTTGATGCTTTCGCAAGAAAGCAGAAATGGTGTTGGCCAAGCAAAAAACCCGCCAGCAGCAAGGTGCGCGTTTATCGAGCAATGAGGTGTACTTACGTACGTCGAAGCAGCGAGACAAGCGCAGCAACGCAGCTGCTGATGAGTTTTTTCGACGTCATCCATTTTGTCTGACACGGGACATTTTATGACGGGCGCAAGGCCCTGAACGGGAGGGGATCCCACCCTGACAGTGTCAGCCTCAACCCGAAGGGGCAACATACTCCGGCAGGTTCGGAGAACCGTCTTCCATATTCCCCATGCGTATGACAGGCCTGTTGTCTCCAGCCGGACCGCAGGCCGGCGTTGCTGTTCCAGGGAGGTTCCATGACTGACTGCAGGCCACCTCGTCGCCGGCACAGAATCCTGCTGTTCTGTATGCTGCTGGCCGCGCTGGCAGACATCCCGGCGCGAGCTGCCGATCCCCCCGACCTCACCAGCCTCAACCTCGAAGAACTGCTCAACGTCGAAGTCACCTCGGCCGCCCGCCGGCCGCAGGGCATCTATGACACCGCCGCGGCAATCTATGTCATCAGCCAGGAGGACATCCGCCGCTCGGGAGCGACGTCTCTGCCGGAAATCCTGAGGATGGTCCCGGGAATCCAGGTGGCCCGCATCAACAGCAGTGTCTGGGCGGTTTCGGCCCGTGGGCTGAATGACCGTTTCGCCAACAAGCTGCTGGTCATGCAGGATGGCCGAACACTCTACAACCGTATTTTTTCCGGTGTCTACTGGGATGCCCAGGACACCGTGCTGGAAGATATCGAACGCATCGAAGTCATTCGCGGTCCCGGTGCGGCCATCTGGGGTGCCAACGCGGTCAACGGTGTCATCAACATCATCACCAAGTCCGCCGCCGCGACCCGGGGAAGCCTGCTCAGCCTGACCCTCGGCAACGAGGACCGCGTCATCGTCGAAGCCCGCCAGGGAGTCGCACTGAACGAGAACGCCGATCTGCGCGTCTACGCCAAAGGTTTTGAACGTGCTTCCGGCAGCGACGCCGGGGGGAACGACAATTCAGACGACTGGCGCACCCTGCGCGGCGGCTTTCGTTTTGACCGTGAGCAGGCGGGGAGGAGACATCTGACCCTGCAGGGAGATATCTACCGTGGAAGCGTGGGGGAAACCTTCACCCTGGCGACCCTGGCACCGCCCTTCTCGACGTCCCTGACCGATGATACCGACATCTTCGGCGGCAACCTGCTCGGCCGTTGGAAAGAAATCTTTTCCGCGACCTCGGACCTCTCGCTGCAGGTTTTCTACGACAAGGCCCGCAACTGGGATATCGCCAGCGGCCAGGATCAGCAGACCTTCGACATCGATTTTCAACATCGTTTCGCGCCGACCGAGAGACAGCTTGTCGGCTGGGGTCTGGGCTACCGTCATATCTGGGACCGCACCAAGAAGGGACCGGTCATCAGCTTCACCCCGCAGGACGAAAAAAACGACCTGTTCACCGCCTTCATCAATGACCAGATCGAACTGATCCCCGACCACCTCAGGCTGATTGCCGGCACCCAGATCGAGCACAACGACT
It includes:
- a CDS encoding isoprenylcysteine carboxylmethyltransferase family protein; the encoded protein is MGNGLLNLSWFYLLLLAQRGAELLLCARNRRRLLARGGREHAPRSYRGMVALHLGFLLLLAIEAYPFTVPGDLLTWSLLAGYGLVQLLRYWAIWSLGDFWNTRIVVIPGTRRIRTGPYRWMRHPNYLAMTLEFAIIPLLLRTPTTLLLFIPLLLVTLRRRIALEEEALGKGADFDTHSRAN
- a CDS encoding TonB-dependent receptor plug domain-containing protein, producing the protein MTDCRPPRRRHRILLFCMLLAALADIPARAADPPDLTSLNLEELLNVEVTSAARRPQGIYDTAAAIYVISQEDIRRSGATSLPEILRMVPGIQVARINSSVWAVSARGLNDRFANKLLVMQDGRTLYNRIFSGVYWDAQDTVLEDIERIEVIRGPGAAIWGANAVNGVINIITKSAAATRGSLLSLTLGNEDRVIVEARQGVALNENADLRVYAKGFERASGSDAGGNDNSDDWRTLRGGFRFDREQAGRRHLTLQGDIYRGSVGETFTLATLAPPFSTSLTDDTDIFGGNLLGRWKEIFSATSDLSLQVFYDKARNWDIASGQDQQTFDIDFQHRFAPTERQLVGWGLGYRHIWDRTKKGPVISFTPQDEKNDLFTAFINDQIELIPDHLRLIAGTQIEHNDYSGFEIQPTLRLLWTPRPFYTIWGAISRSVRTPSRAETGIDLRQNVVPVTLLPPPLNGLPAPALGQFSLIGNDNFDSTTAWTYELGLRCQPAAATYLELVLFHTSYEGLASVDLGTPVNEGANWLLPMVGNNRLDADSYGIELAADWMPRRWWKLQSSYTYLNVTQSLQAGAVFTGFKQRADNSPHHQLSLRSSIDFARNWEWDAGLRLVDNLPGSNVSGYLGIDARLAWKPRPGWQLELVGQNLNDPHHPEFVSEVLNTTAIEVDRSLFLRGTWIF